The following are from one region of the Acanthopagrus latus isolate v.2019 chromosome 2, fAcaLat1.1, whole genome shotgun sequence genome:
- the stoml3a gene encoding stomatin (EPB72)-like 3a, translated as MISTTSSTAEMVTQGKFQVNAVDTVEDKNSGRLGCFGWILVLISLLFIAVTFPLTLFMCVKIVKEYERAVIFRLGRITDRKPKGPGLFFVLPCTDNFVKVDLRTVSFDIPPQEILTKDSVTVSVDGVVYFRIQCPISSVANVSNAHSSTRLLAQTTLRNVLGTKNLAELLSDREGISLSMQESLDEATDPWGIKVERVEIKDVKLPQQLQRAMAAEAEASREARAKIIAAEGEMKASRALKEASLVIAESPSALQLRYLQSLNSIAAEKNSTIIFPLPIDLLQGFMQRK; from the exons ATGATCTCAACAACGTCCAGCACGGCCGAGATGGTGACACAAGGCAAGTTTCAGGTCAACGCTGTGGATACCGTCGAAG ATAAAAACTCAGGCAGACTGGGATGTTTCGGGTGGATACTCGTCCTCATATCCCTCCTCTTCATAGCAGTTACCTTCCCGCTCACATTATTTATGTGTGTCAAG ATAGTGAAGGAGTACGAGCGAGCTGTCATTTTTAGGCTGGGCCGgatcacagacaggaaacctAAAGGACCAG gacttttttttgttctgcccTGCACGGATAACTTTGTGAAAGTCGACCTGAGAACTGTGTCCTTTGACATCCCTCCACAAGAG ATTCTAACCAAAGACTCAGTGACGGTGTCTGTGGATGGCGTGGTGTATTTTCGCATACAGTGCCCCATCTCGTCTGTGGCCAATGTGTCCAACGCTCACTCATCTACACGACTGCTGGCTCAGACCACTCTGAGGAACGTTCTCGGTACTAAAAACctggcagagctgctgtcagacagagagggaatatCTCTCAGTATGCAA GAATCCCTGGATGAAGCCACTGATCCGTGGGGTATTAAGGTGGAGCGAGTGGAGATCAAGGACGTGAAGCTgccgcagcagctgcagagagccatggcagcagaggcagaggccAGTCGGGAGGCCAGAGCAAAG ATCATTGCTgcggagggagagatgaaggcCTCCAGGGCTCTGAAAGAAGCCTCTCTGGTGATCGCTGAGTCACCCTCTGCTCTCCAGCTGCGTTACCTGCAGAGCCTCAACTCCATCGCAGCCGAGAAGAACTCCACCATCATCTTCCCTCTGCCCATAGACTTGTTGCAGGGATTTATGCAGAGGAAGTGA
- the slc25a15a gene encoding solute carrier family 25 member 15a, with the protein MAPHPTIQAIIDTSAGSIGGTACVLSGQPFDTTKVKMQTFPKLYRGFFHCFMSTYREGGLRGFYKGTTPAIVANVSENAVLFLSYGLCQDVVRYVSKMDKGAQLSDIQKASAGSLASIFSAMVTCPTELVKCQLQAMHEMEASGKIVTGQRSTPWTVMKTVLKTSGPLGFYQGLTSTIVREMPGYFCFFGAYELCRSKFAQYMGTDKDGIGVLPLMFSGGFGGACLWLVVFPIDCTKSRIQVHALTGKQAGFIKTFTGIIRTEGFTALYSGLTPTLIRTFPANGALFLAYELSRKFMMEAVGA; encoded by the exons ATGGCTCCACATCCCACGATACAGGCGATCATCGACACCTCAGCTGGATCAATCG GTGGCACGGCTTGTGTGCTGAGCGGTCAGCCGTTTGACACCACGAAGGTGAAGATGCAGACGTTCCCCAAACTGTACCGCGGCTTCTTCCACTGCTTCATGTCCACCTACAGGGAGGGGGGGCTGCGTGGGTTCTACAAAGGCACGACCCCGGCCATCGTGGCCAACGTCAGCGAGAACGCCGTGCTCTTCTTGAGCTATGGTCTCTGTCAGGATGTGGTCCGCTACGTGTCCAAGATGGATAAAGGGGCCCAACTCAG TGACATTCAGAAGGCATCCGCAGGGTCTTTAGCCTCCATCTTCTCCGCCATGGTGACGTGCCCCACCGAGCTGGTGAAATGTCAGCTGCAGGCCATGCACGAAATGGAGGCGAGCGGCAAGATCGTGACCGGGCAGAGAAG CACACCGTGGACGGTCATGAAGACTGTGTTGAAAACAAGTGGTCCCCTGGGTTTCTACCAAGGACTGACTTCCACCATCGTGCGGGAGATGCCGGGTTACTTCTGCTTTTTTGGCGCCTATGAACTGTGTCGCTCTAAATTTGCACAGTACATGGGCACGGACAAGGACGGCATAG GTGTCCTCCCACTCATGTTCAGTGGTGGATTCGGAGGAGCTTGTCTGTGGCTGGTGGTCTTTCCCATAGACTGTACGAAGTCCAGGATCCAGGTGCACGCTTTAACTGGGAAGCAAGCGGGCTTCATAAAGACCTTCACGGGTATCATACGCACTGAGG GGTTCACCGCTCTGTACTCTGGCCTCACTCCTACCTTGATACGCACCTTCCCTGCCAACGGAGCCCTCTTCCTGGCTTATGAGCTCAGTCGCAAGTTTATGATGGAGGCAGTTGGTGCCTGA